In a genomic window of Occallatibacter riparius:
- a CDS encoding carbohydrate porin: MLTAIAASLCAQAWGGQARDTGLLPAAPQPQASAVAKNNVGEGFQQRPDDTTGTVPPDPKPNKKGAAADPVVTMFPHPEGRRWWISGQANVIFQGRLPFHSPYEGPNSFRNSAEYKTSLVGTFYSAVRPTTSVRYNTDLVLDIESAGGRGLSQALGLAGFANLDVVRNPSLGSTPYLARYEIHQVFGLTGKTVSQAPNFFALATEVPERRIEFRVGKMTLPDFFDVNDIGSDSHLQFMNWTVDNNGAWDYAADTRGYTVGGMAEYDDRAWSLRYGIFAMPVVANGIDMDWAFSRAHGQNGEFELRKSLVPNRKGTTRILFFGNTAHMGVYREAVQAYLAGVDSTPTITAHAQFGALKYGVDYNMQQEVTDNLRLFGRFGWNEGQHESYAYTEVDQTVQAGGDYSMRRFGRGEDKFGAVVVSNAIKRDHQEYLRLGGLGFLLGDGNLNYGRENIVESYYTWHAWRGMFYSVDVQHFNNPGYNRDRGPVWVGAVRGHVDF, from the coding sequence TTGCTGACTGCCATTGCAGCGAGCCTCTGCGCGCAGGCATGGGGCGGCCAGGCGCGAGACACAGGATTGCTTCCAGCGGCGCCGCAGCCGCAAGCTTCGGCGGTGGCGAAGAACAATGTCGGCGAGGGATTTCAGCAAAGGCCTGACGACACGACGGGCACGGTTCCACCGGATCCGAAGCCGAACAAGAAGGGCGCAGCTGCTGATCCGGTGGTCACGATGTTCCCTCACCCCGAGGGGCGGCGCTGGTGGATTTCAGGTCAGGCGAACGTCATCTTCCAGGGCCGGCTGCCGTTTCACTCGCCGTATGAGGGGCCGAACAGCTTTCGCAACTCGGCGGAATACAAGACGTCGCTGGTGGGCACGTTCTACTCAGCGGTGCGGCCAACGACCTCGGTGCGCTACAACACGGATCTGGTGCTCGATATCGAGTCGGCGGGCGGACGCGGGCTGAGCCAGGCGCTGGGGTTGGCGGGCTTTGCGAATCTCGATGTGGTGCGCAATCCGAGTCTCGGCAGCACGCCGTATCTGGCGCGCTACGAGATTCACCAAGTGTTCGGGCTGACGGGCAAGACCGTGAGCCAGGCGCCGAACTTCTTTGCGCTGGCGACGGAAGTGCCGGAGCGGCGTATTGAGTTTCGTGTGGGCAAGATGACGCTGCCGGATTTCTTCGATGTGAACGACATTGGGTCGGACTCGCACCTGCAGTTCATGAACTGGACCGTGGACAACAACGGTGCGTGGGACTATGCGGCCGACACGCGCGGCTACACGGTGGGCGGGATGGCAGAGTATGACGACCGGGCCTGGAGCCTGCGCTACGGCATCTTCGCCATGCCAGTGGTCGCGAACGGCATCGACATGGACTGGGCCTTCAGCCGCGCGCACGGACAGAACGGCGAGTTCGAGCTGCGGAAGTCGCTGGTGCCGAATCGCAAGGGCACGACGCGGATTCTGTTCTTTGGGAACACGGCGCACATGGGCGTATATCGCGAGGCGGTGCAGGCCTATCTTGCCGGTGTGGACTCGACGCCGACCATCACGGCACACGCGCAGTTCGGGGCGCTGAAGTACGGGGTCGACTACAACATGCAGCAGGAAGTCACGGACAATCTGCGGCTGTTCGGGCGGTTCGGATGGAATGAGGGTCAACACGAGTCCTATGCGTACACGGAGGTGGATCAGACTGTACAGGCGGGCGGCGATTACTCGATGCGGAGATTCGGACGGGGCGAGGACAAGTTCGGCGCAGTGGTCGTTTCAAATGCAATCAAGCGCGATCACCAGGAGTATCTGCGGCTGGGCGGCCTGGGCTTTCTGTTGGGCGACGGCAACTTGAATTATGGCCGCGAGAACATCGTAGAGAGCTATTACACGTGGCACGCCTGGCGGGGCATGTTCTACTCCGTCGATGTGCAGCACTTCAATAATCCGGGCTACAACCGGGACCGCGGACCGGTGTGGGTGGGCGCGGTGCGTGGGCACGTGGATTTTTGA
- a CDS encoding YciE/YciF ferroxidase family protein, translated as MGLITPNDFPNLRELYTAQLRYLLSTENQIVKGLPAMIEHAEDTQLKQAFQSHLQETQVHVQRIEGLLQELMGEIDDKKDPILTAIVGSGENITKETESGPVRDAGLIATAQKVEHYEIASYGSARDWAKHLGLTNHVSLLQKTLDEEKHADQLLTEISQRTNSSASIAA; from the coding sequence ATGGGACTAATCACTCCCAACGATTTTCCGAACTTGCGCGAGCTATATACGGCACAGCTGCGCTATCTATTGTCCACTGAGAATCAGATTGTGAAGGGTCTGCCGGCAATGATCGAGCACGCCGAAGACACGCAACTGAAGCAGGCATTCCAGTCACACCTTCAGGAGACCCAGGTTCACGTCCAGCGAATCGAGGGCTTGCTGCAGGAGCTGATGGGAGAGATCGACGACAAGAAGGACCCGATTCTCACCGCGATTGTGGGGTCGGGCGAAAACATCACGAAGGAAACAGAATCAGGACCGGTGCGCGATGCGGGACTGATTGCCACAGCGCAGAAGGTGGAGCACTACGAGATCGCGTCGTATGGCAGCGCGCGCGACTGGGCCAAGCACCTGGGCCTGACGAATCACGTGTCGCTGCTGCAGAAGACTCTGGACGAAGAGAAGCACGCGGATCAACTGCTGACGGAGATTTCGCAGCGAACCAACTCGTCCGCGTCTATCGCAGCTTAG
- a CDS encoding FtsB family cell division protein, which produces MQDQSTVEMFAPEPVQKPPVQAQPLSHRVVRWATNGWRSAASAVAVGLALLLGWHVVNGKHGLSFWEQKRVEDKQLQKEIDQLQQENSRLRVRVDKLKTDPDEIEHEAREKLRYARQGEVIVDLSNEVKPAAASPSK; this is translated from the coding sequence ATGCAGGATCAATCAACAGTCGAGATGTTTGCGCCTGAACCGGTGCAGAAGCCGCCGGTTCAGGCGCAGCCTTTGTCGCACCGCGTTGTCCGTTGGGCGACAAACGGCTGGCGTTCGGCTGCAAGCGCGGTTGCCGTCGGCCTTGCCTTGCTGCTGGGCTGGCACGTGGTCAACGGCAAGCACGGCCTCTCGTTCTGGGAGCAGAAACGCGTCGAAGACAAGCAGTTGCAAAAGGAGATCGACCAGCTCCAGCAGGAGAACTCCCGCCTGCGTGTCCGCGTCGACAAGCTCAAGACCGATCCCGACGAGATTGAGCACGAAGCCCGCGAGAAACTCCGCTACGCCCGCCAGGGCGAAGTCATCGTCGACCTGTCAAATGAAGTCAAGCCCGCCGCAGCCTCTCCGTCAAAATAG
- a CDS encoding LTA synthase family protein gives MRNFYRVPMELRWGVILLPWIASAGAILATKFSLMRGAGFHEAAPFLGGTGLISVFDTFALFRSDLLLLFFVVPLIILLLTVRMARRSAFYLSASFSAALALLTALQAHVWKLTGSFTTFRLTYGLLAWEMASRDASFLAIHTQVWVAFGTLLFLTAIFAFIVHQLIANALTSRHVVFGECAALACIAAAIPLGLIAWIPRIPPGPWTSPLLGNAVYSFFFEDMARSSRIRQLQAYGTDRLMEMYRSSALAPPTQPSSYFGKAADANIVIFTMESMSAEVVDPASDDLADMPNLRQLREHSFVLARHYTSFPQTDYATFSMLTSLYAQCVIQCNPSELTQTRGPRLPTLMRTLDAAGYRTAFYGFVWQIPSQRDDLMLASLGFSELRPPAIDPEKDRAGLTTFYGPADYTAGHDLQSLNYLCHDIHEWSSNHQHFAAMYFPEVSHDPYRGADAGTEASALRRGRALAKLEDGWLGQIVQQLRDDGVLKKTIIVVTGDHGMRFSATLPDGSHPLTADRKLDDRVMRVPMLIYAPQALKSAVRINYPTSHIDLSPTLLDLLGLSGAPLHAQGSPVTEQRLANRRIYLPMGTYGASGFYENGAYFMITSDGRVYKNSTMRFSERDILPYGSAEGSEARHIESEHEATQAALLSNLLNVHY, from the coding sequence ATGCGCAACTTTTATCGGGTCCCCATGGAACTGCGCTGGGGCGTCATTCTCCTGCCTTGGATCGCGAGCGCAGGGGCCATCCTTGCCACTAAGTTTTCCTTGATGCGAGGCGCGGGATTTCACGAGGCCGCTCCCTTTCTCGGAGGCACAGGGCTAATCTCCGTCTTCGATACATTCGCGCTCTTTCGAAGCGATCTCCTGTTGCTCTTCTTCGTGGTGCCACTAATCATTCTTCTGCTCACCGTGCGAATGGCGCGCCGGTCGGCTTTCTATCTGAGTGCTTCTTTTTCAGCCGCCCTGGCGCTACTGACTGCTTTGCAGGCCCATGTTTGGAAGCTGACGGGGTCCTTCACCACTTTCCGACTCACGTACGGGCTTCTGGCATGGGAGATGGCAAGCCGCGATGCGTCATTTCTCGCTATCCATACTCAGGTGTGGGTAGCTTTTGGGACCTTACTTTTTCTTACTGCGATATTCGCCTTCATCGTGCACCAACTAATTGCTAACGCGCTTACCAGCCGTCATGTGGTATTTGGCGAATGTGCTGCTCTCGCTTGCATTGCGGCGGCGATCCCCTTAGGACTCATTGCATGGATTCCCCGAATCCCGCCTGGTCCGTGGACCTCGCCCCTCCTCGGAAATGCAGTGTATTCGTTCTTCTTCGAAGACATGGCCAGGTCATCGCGCATCCGGCAACTGCAGGCTTATGGCACTGATCGGTTAATGGAAATGTATCGCTCAAGCGCCCTGGCTCCTCCAACGCAACCATCTAGCTATTTCGGAAAAGCTGCCGACGCGAACATCGTCATTTTCACCATGGAATCGATGTCGGCTGAGGTTGTTGATCCCGCGAGTGATGATCTGGCCGACATGCCGAATCTGCGCCAGCTTCGCGAGCACTCCTTTGTCTTGGCGCGGCACTACACCAGTTTCCCTCAGACTGACTATGCCACCTTTTCCATGCTTACCTCCCTCTATGCACAATGCGTCATCCAGTGCAACCCAAGCGAATTGACTCAGACGCGCGGACCGAGGCTGCCGACACTTATGCGCACTCTTGATGCAGCCGGATATCGAACCGCCTTCTACGGTTTTGTATGGCAGATCCCCTCGCAGCGCGACGACTTGATGCTTGCGAGCCTGGGTTTCAGCGAATTGCGCCCGCCCGCGATTGATCCCGAAAAAGATCGCGCTGGTCTCACCACCTTCTACGGCCCAGCCGACTATACGGCAGGGCATGATCTCCAGTCTTTGAACTACCTTTGCCACGACATCCACGAATGGTCATCGAATCACCAACACTTCGCAGCCATGTACTTCCCCGAGGTAAGCCACGATCCCTATCGCGGAGCCGATGCTGGCACTGAAGCTTCCGCCTTGCGGCGGGGGCGCGCTCTTGCAAAGCTGGAAGATGGTTGGCTGGGACAAATCGTCCAACAGCTTCGTGACGACGGAGTACTCAAAAAGACAATCATCGTCGTGACTGGTGACCACGGGATGCGCTTCTCCGCCACACTTCCAGACGGATCGCACCCCCTCACCGCCGATAGAAAGCTGGACGACCGCGTCATGCGGGTTCCCATGCTTATCTATGCTCCGCAGGCGCTGAAGAGTGCGGTTCGCATCAACTATCCAACGAGTCACATCGATCTCTCGCCTACGCTTCTTGATTTGCTGGGCTTGAGCGGCGCTCCACTCCACGCGCAAGGGTCCCCCGTCACGGAACAGCGCCTGGCTAACCGCCGGATTTATTTGCCTATGGGAACATATGGTGCCTCGGGCTTCTACGAAAACGGGGCGTACTTCATGATCACTTCCGACGGTCGTGTTTACAAGAATTCCACCATGCGGTTCAGTGAACGCGACATACTCCCATACGGCAGTGCTGAAGGGAGCGAAGCGCGCCACATCGAGAGCGAACACGAGGCGACGCAGGCCGCTCTGCTGAGCAATCTGCTAAATGTTCATTACTGA
- a CDS encoding phytanoyl-CoA dioxygenase family protein: MNSADSDSRALTPAQEEQFVRDGFVKVENAFSQSTAAECREILWRESGCSANDSSTWTRPVIRIGDRSEEPFREAANTPALHAAFDQLVGLSRWVPRQSLGGFPLRFPHSDDPGDTGWHIDASFPLEGAEANYMEWRVNLTSRGRALLMLFLFTDVGEQDGPTRIRVGSHLRVSKLLQQAGNEGLPFLQISAAAEQITSDLPGALASGPAGTVYLCHPFLVHAAQPVRGKHARFMAQPPLYPNGELNLKRTDRDYSPVERAVLLGLE; encoded by the coding sequence ATGAACTCAGCAGATTCAGATTCGCGTGCCCTCACCCCGGCGCAGGAAGAGCAGTTTGTCCGCGACGGTTTCGTCAAAGTGGAGAACGCGTTTTCACAGTCCACGGCCGCAGAGTGCCGCGAGATCCTCTGGCGCGAATCCGGCTGCAGCGCTAACGACTCTTCCACCTGGACCCGTCCAGTCATCCGCATCGGAGACCGCTCGGAAGAACCGTTCCGTGAAGCCGCGAATACGCCTGCACTGCACGCCGCTTTTGATCAACTCGTCGGGCTAAGCCGATGGGTGCCCAGGCAGAGCCTCGGCGGATTCCCACTGCGGTTTCCGCACTCAGATGATCCCGGCGATACGGGATGGCACATCGATGCCAGCTTTCCGCTCGAGGGCGCAGAAGCCAATTACATGGAGTGGCGCGTCAATCTCACATCGCGCGGCCGCGCTCTTCTGATGCTGTTTCTGTTCACCGATGTAGGCGAGCAGGACGGCCCCACACGCATTCGTGTCGGCTCACATCTCAGGGTTTCCAAGTTGTTGCAGCAGGCGGGCAACGAGGGGCTGCCGTTCCTGCAGATCTCGGCAGCAGCGGAGCAAATCACCAGCGATCTGCCTGGGGCCCTGGCATCGGGTCCAGCCGGCACCGTCTATCTGTGTCATCCGTTTCTGGTGCACGCGGCGCAGCCCGTTCGCGGCAAGCACGCACGCTTCATGGCGCAGCCCCCGCTCTATCCAAACGGTGAACTCAATCTAAAGAGAACGGACCGGGACTATTCGCCCGTGGAGCGAGCCGTTCTTCTGGGACTTGAGTAG